One segment of Carya illinoinensis cultivar Pawnee chromosome 1, C.illinoinensisPawnee_v1, whole genome shotgun sequence DNA contains the following:
- the LOC122314144 gene encoding serine/threonine-protein kinase-like protein ACR4: protein MNMNTKRAEFLVELMVLSDLWWLVSGLGSMSSIAISYGEKGPVFCGLKSDGSHLVTCYGSNTAIIYGTPARFPFIGLTAGDGFVCGLLLDSNQPYCWGSSGYIQMGVPQPMIKGAEYTEISAGDYHLCGLRKPLTGRRRSTSLVDCWGYNMTKNYDFDGQLQSISAGSEFNCGLFSLNRSVLCWGDESSSRVISLIPKGMKFQKIAAGGYHVCGILEGVNSRAFCWGRSLDIEEEISVAYAGQGNVELAPNVPMLSLVGGKFHACGIKSYDRGVICWGFIIKPSTPVPSGIKVYEIAAGNYFTCGILAEKSLAPVCWGLGFPTSLPLAVSPGVCKSTPCAPGLYEVGRENAPCKSSASRVCMPCSNGCTDEMYQSSECTLKSDRQCAYNCTSCLSAECFSNCTSYSHATNGKKNERFWSLQLPVIIAEIAFTVFLVSVVSLTALLYVRYKLRKCQCSAKESKSNKNNRSGSEFQKDTRKIGPELEELKIRRAQMFTYEELERATGGFKEESVVGKGSFSCVFKGVLKDGTVVAVKRAITSPDKQKNSKEFHTELDLLSRLNHAHLLSLLGYCEEGGERLLVYEYMAHGSLHQHLHGKSKALKEQLDWVRRVTIAVQAARGIEYLHGYACPPVIHRDIKSSNILIDEEHNARVADFGLSLLGPADGSSPLAELPAGTLGYLDPEYYRLHYLTTKSDVYGFGVLLLEILSGRKAIDMQYEEGNIVEWAVPLIKSGDINAMLDPALKPPSDLDALKRIANVACKCVRMRGKERPSMDKVTTALERALAQLMGSPCNEQPILPTEVVLGSSRLHKKSSQRSSNRSISETDVAEAEDQRFEFRAPSWITFPSVTSSQRRKSSVSDADVDAKNSEAKNQGNAGINGDGLRSLEEEIGPASPQENLFLQHNF, encoded by the coding sequence ATGAATATGAACACGAAGAGAGCTGAATTTCTTGTCGAACTTATGGTTCTATCAGATTTATGGTGGTTAGTTTCAGGTCTAGGTTCCATGTCTTCCATTGCCATTTCTTATGGTGAAAAAGGTCCTGTTTTCTGTGGTTTGAAATCTGATGGGTCGCATCTTGTAACATGTTACGGATCAAACACCGCTATAATCTATGGAACTCCTGCTCGCTTCCCGTTCATTGGTCTTACCGCTGGCGACGGCTTTGTTTGTGGGCTTCTACTGGATTCTAACCAACCTTATTGTTGGGGTAGCAGTGGGTATATTCAAATGGGCGTTCCTCAGCCCATGATAAAAGGAGCTGAATATACAGAAATCAGTGCTGGAGATTACCATTTATGTGGTCTGCGGAAACCCTTAACTGGAAGGCGCAGAAGCACTTCTTTGGTTGATTGTTGGGGCTATAACATGACCAAAAACTATGATTTTGATGGTCAGCTTCAGTCCATTTCAGCTGGGTCTGAATTCAACTGCGGTTTGTTTTCTCTGAATAGGAGTGTTTTATGTTGGGGCGATGAGAGTAGTAGCCGGGTGATCAGCTTAATACCCAAGGGCATGAAGTTTCAGAAGATTGCAGCTGGTGGATATCACGTTTGTGGGATTTTAGAGGGGGTAAATTCTAGAGCTTTTTGTTGGGGAAGGAGTTTGGACATTGAGGAAGAAATTTCTGTGGCCTATGCTGGTCAAGGAAATGTAGAGTTGGCTCCAAATGTTCCTATGCTTTCTCTCGTGGGGGGAAAGTTTCATGCTTGCGGAATTAAGAGCTACGATCGTGGAGTGATTTGTTGGGGTTTTATCATCAAACCAAGCACCCCAGTTCCTAGTGGCATTAAGGTTTATGAAATCGCGGCTGGAAATTACTTCACCTGTGGAATTCTTGCTGAGAAATCTCTCGCACCCGTTTGTTGGGGCCTCGGATTTCCTACATCTCTTCCTTTAGCTGTCTCTCCTGGAGTTTGCAAGTCTACGCCATGTGCTCCAGGTTTATATGAAGTTGGTCGTGAGAATGCCCCATGCAAGTCTTCTGCTTCCCGTGTCTGCATGCCATGCAGCAATGGCTGCACTGACGAAATGTACCAAAGTTCTGAATGCACTTTGAAGTCTGATAGGCAGTGTGCATATAATTGTACAAGTTGTCTCTCAGCTGAATGCTTCTCAAATTGTACTTCATATTCCCATGCTACTaatggaaagaagaatgaaaggtTTTGGTCACTGCAATTGCCAGTCATCATTGCTGAGATTGCCTTCACTGTTTTCTTGGTGAGTGTAGTCTCTTTAACGGCACTATTATATGTTCGCTACAAGTTACGAAAATGTCAGTGCTCAGCAAAGGAATCAAAGTCCAACAAAAATAACAGGAGCGGTTCTGAATTCCAAAAGGACACAAGGAAGATTGGTCCTGAGTTGGAGGAGCTGAAGATAAGAAGGGCCCAGATGTTCACTTACGAGGAACTTGAGAGAGCCACAGGTGGGTTTAAAGAAGAATCCGTTGTGGGAAAGGGAAGTTTTTCATGTGTTTTTAAAGGGGTTTTGAAGGATGGGACTGTAGTTGCTGTTAAAAGGGCTATAACATCTCCCGACAAGCAGAAGAATTCCAAAGAGTTTCATACAGAGCTTGATCTACTTTCGAGATTGAACCATGCCCATTTGCTTAGTTTACTTGGATATTGTGAAGAAGGTGGAGAGAGGCTTCTTGTTTATGAATACATGGCTCACGGATCATTGCACCAACACCTTCATGGGAAGAGCAAGGCCCTGAAAGAGCAACTGGATTGGGTTAGAAGGGTCACAATAGCAGTCCAAGCAGCTCGGGGAATTGAATACTTGCATGGTTATGCTTGCCCACCTGTAATTCACCGAGACATCAAGTCTTCAAACATCCTCATTGATGAAGAACACAATGCCCGAGTGGCTGATTTTGGTTTGTCATTATTGGGACCTGCAGATGGTAGTTCCCCTTTGGCAGAGTTACCAGCTGGAACTCTTGGATATCTTGATCCTGAGTACTACAGGCTCCACTACCTTACAACCAAATCTGATGTCTATGGCTTTGGTGTTTTGCTGCTGGAGATTCTTAGTGGGAGGAAAGCAATTGATATGCAATATGAAGAAGGGAATATAGTCGAGTGGGCAGTTCCTTTGATTAAATCTGGAGACATTAATGCAATGCTAGATCCAGCTTTGAAACCTCCATCTGATCTTGATGCCCTGAAAAGGATCGCAAATGTGGCTTGTAAATGTGTGAGAATGAGAGGGAAGGAGAGGCCATCAATGGATAAAGTGACAACAGCTTTAGAGCGAGCGCTCGCACAATTAATGGGTAGCCCTTGCAACGAGCAACCAATTTTGCCAACTGAGGTAGTTTTGGGAAGTAGTAGATTGCACAAGAAATCCTCCCAAAGATCTTCCAATCGTTCCATATCAGAGACTGATGTGGCAGAAGCCGAGGACCAAAGGTTTGAGTTCAGAGCACCTTCATGGATAACTTTTCCTAGTGTTACTTCTTCCCAGAGGAGGAAATCATCAGTCTCGGATGCAGATGTTGATGCGAAAAACTCAGAAGCAAAAAATCAGGGAAATGCAGGAATAAATGGTGATGGATTGAGGAGTTTGGAGGAAGAGATTGGTCCTGCTTCTCCTCAAGAGAATTTGTTCTTGCAGCACAATTTCTAA